The Spinacia oleracea cultivar Varoflay chromosome 2, BTI_SOV_V1, whole genome shotgun sequence DNA segment TGTTGGGGCTTAAAATGAGTTGCATCTAGAAAAGGAGAGGAAATTTAAAGTTGTTTTTTTAATCTGGGGGTTTGACACCTTGATTCCATAGTCAAATTACTCACATCTTTAAAATTTGAAGTAAATAGTGTTTGTTTAGCAAAGAGAACAATAGTAAAGGAACATATACTTTACTTTTGGTTGTATCTAAAGTTTTACGGCCCAATTCTTTACTCGCAAGTTCGTGATAATAGTCAGTTGTGTATTAAGCGTAAGCTAATTGGTCATCAGAAGACTGTCTGCTTTGTTTCTTGGAGCCCGGATGACAGCCAACTCCTCACATGTGGACTGGAAGAAGTGGTTAGACGTTGGGATGTCCAGTCTGGTAAATGTCTCAACATTTACGGAAAACATGACCTTGGTTTGGTTTCATGTGGTTGGTTTCCCGATGGAAAAAGATTATTCTCCGGTGTCACTGATAAAAGCATCTGCACGTGGGATCTCGATGGAAGGGAAGTTGTATGTTGGAAGGGTCAGAGGACACTAAGGACGTCGGACATCGCTATAACCAAAAACGGAAAGAGAATTATAAGTATTTTTCGGGATACTTCCATACTAGTCCATGACAAGGAAGTAAAGGTTGATAGATTGATTGAAGAAGACGAAGTTATAATATCGTTCTCCTTGTCAGATGACAACAAGTTCTTGCTTGTAAACCTTATTAATCAAGATATACATCTCTGGAGTCTAGAGGGTGATTTCAAAGTTGTATCCAAATACAAAGGCCACAAACGCACCCGTTTTCTCATTCGTTCATGTTTTGACGGCGTTGAGCAAGGCTTTATTGCCAGTGGTAGTGAGGACTCTCAGGTAATGTTTGTATGTGAACATTTTATttccttgtttttgtttttctctttATACAGAAAAGTTACAGTTTATCCTGAATTAGGGTTATTAATGATATCTTCATTGAATTACACACGTTTCTGTTGTATTTTTTAGCAGAATTTTTGTATTATTCTCGTAATGACCTTGTGTTTTTTGTCAATGTAGGTATACATATGGCACCGGGGCACAGGAGAACTCCTATTGGCATTGCCCGGGCATTCAGGAACTGTCAATTGTGTGAGTTGGAATCTGTGTAACCCTCGTATGATGGCATCGGCTAGTGATGACAGGACAATTAGAGTATGGGGTTTAGGGAGAAGATGAAATTCTTGAAGATAATATCTCCATTCTTTTGTGTACATATTTTGGTTTTAGAATTTGTACCAGGCTCTAGTGATGTGTAATTAGATTTGTTAACAGTGCAATTATCATTGTTTTTAGGTGTAATTTGTTACTTCTATCATCGCAAATGTTGATTATAGTACTTAATAGATATGAGTCATATGACCTCACCTTTCTATGACTTTATTTCACAATCTTGAGATACTTATATAAAATGTGATGCAGATGGTATGAAAATTGTTATAGGTTTGGTGCCAAagttgactttttttttggaagTCAAAGCTAACTTTTTGATTTAGCTTAGAAGTTTGTTATGCCACTACCAATTCTTCTGTAAAAATAAAGATATATGGACTAAGGAGTAAGGAGTGATATTTCTCATGATAATAAATCAACCGATACAGACTCAATTGTGGCTAAAAATAAATAGGTTAAACCTAATCCAAACTAAATCATATGCTCTTTTTCAAATGAGAAATTCTCGCCTGTCTTCTATTAACTCAAAATACGTTTTCAACCTAAACTTCAATTTTTTACTCTAAACTATTTCACTAAGTCTTGAACAATAATTTGATAATTCATATGATATGCCTCTTGTTTAGCAATCACTGAGTAATGATTATGTCATTGGTCATTGTTTCAACTTTCAATCTAGATTTGTCTACGGCTGTAGTAGTTCAGGTTATTATCGAGTAGTTTTCAATATCCAGATTTGTTGGATACCAAGGGACCGATATATAGTCGAACCCGTAATATACCAATTTCACAATTTGTGACCTAAGTATGTTAATCTTCAATTATAGTACTTATTCGAAAGTGACAACATATTAGTTAtcaactagattaggtcccgtgcacgcacggttatttgaaaattataattgcTCATCTTTTTTAACTGgaatatttatcccttaaatctattccttaattaataaatctcgaacgtactcattttatcatacatttcacaatttccgctctattacgtattatatattttatatgtttaatatgatgatttgaccaaattaaatatttgatatgcttaatataaacaaaatattgagtaagaatgttttctattattgatatgacgatctgactaaatattaccaaaattgtctaataatgtcatatttaataatcttataattttttctatttataaacatttatacaaaaggagagaaaataacaatagaataaattaggtatatttttttttaggaaagggtttttggcgggaaaaaatcgtattaggaattgacacgtgtcattcatggtgtctcttttagtatatattaATAGATTCGATTATACTCGAGACAATTTTTGTCTTCCTATGAATGGAAAAGGGGACGCCGAGTATAGCGTAAAATACTAAAACTACAATGTACTTTACTTTACGTTTGTGAAACTATATCACTTACGGAGTATAATGCTTATTGAAACTACCGATATAAATCCTAAACTCTAAGAGTaattaacttttacatatataaatgtaacttttataAGTGCATTGACACTTTGTATTGTACCCACTTGCAAAAGTAAGATTTTGTGAAACGAGAAACTGATAATCAATCTTACGTAGACGGTATACGGGTACCCGTCCATTTGGACCCGAATAGAAGAACTTTTTCATTTGGTTCCCGTTTCGAAAAGAAAAAACGGCAAGTTAAATCTTCCGTCCAGGCGCCCAGTGTAGTGTTCATCCGCAGTGCTTCGGTTGTTGTGGAGGGAGAGAGAATGGGAAGCGTGGTGGCGCAGATACCTACAAGCTTTGGGCATGAGCTTCGAGCTTGTCTTCGTTGCAGGCTTGTCAAAACCTACGATCAGGTTCTCTCTTTTGCTTTCATTGTTTACTCCctaactttattttttttcaatttaggGTTCGTGCTTTAATGTTCCTCTTTTTCTATACAATTTTGGTGTAGTACTTCAGTTAATCGATTATTAGGGTTTTTTGTGTGGGTTTCTTTGATTATTTGCAGTTTAGGGAATCTGGATGCGAGAATTGTCCGTTCTTTGGGTTGGATAAAGATCATGAGCGTGTTGTTGAATGTACTACTCCTAATTTCACTGGGTATGTTGTTCTGCGCAATTTATtcaattttctgtttttttgtcTTGCTGATAGTTAAATCAAGGGTTTCAGGGTATCAGTTTCAAGTTATAGCTCTCAAGTTTCATTTTTTGTAGTTTTTTTGGAAATGATTTCTACTGGTATTGAATTTGCAAAAGGGCCACCAGTGTTCAACAACCTTTTTTTCAACAAGTCCAAGTGATACCGAATGATTCTTCTGTTTTCACGATTTTGTTTGATTTGGAGTAACTGCATTTCTTGGACTTGGCTGGGAGAGCTACAATACATGTTATTGAAAGATACATATCATATACATACTTGCATACTGGAATTCTGTTGTGCATGCACTGTTACTTATTAGAAATTACTGCGTGCAACTCCTGATTGTGTGGATGATATTTCTTTGGTTTTGATTTTTCTAGGATAATTTCTGTTATGGATCCAAGTCGGAGTTGGGCTGCTCGCTGGCTACGAATTGGTATGTCACTTGTTGCATTTAACCTCTGCCTTTTTTTCGGTTCCTTGTCATCCCTTTGGTGATGAAAACGTTCTTTTCTTCAATGCATCCCTGTTGGTTTCATGTTTAGAAGTTCAGAGGCTAAGGAAAATTCATTCTCACTACTTTTATTAtgataataattagattaattAAGAAGTGGAGAATAATATGTTGAAGCATTTTTCTCATGCTTTATAATCCATAGTTGAAAACGGACCCCAGAGGCTCATTCAGCTGAGTATACAACTGAATTGTTGTAATTAAACCCAGCACTGTGGGTGGATAAATTGTCCAATCCACAAGGGCATTTTTATGGTGTTTGGCGCAATTTCCGA contains these protein-coding regions:
- the LOC110782123 gene encoding WD repeat-containing protein 26 homolog isoform X3, encoding MLMLRNEISPLLINTSRVHQLAACLISHSQQSKTICVSSRPDSLEKLQRLFPAATIVPEKRLEQLVEQALDMQRESCLFHNTLDSELSLYTDHQCARSQIPSETVQILQAHNDEVWYLQFSHNGKYLASASNDQSAIIWEVRDNSQLCIKRKLIGHQKTVCFVSWSPDDSQLLTCGLEEVVRRWDVQSGKCLNIYGKHDLGLVSCGWFPDGKRLFSGVTDKSICTWDLDGREVVCWKGQRTLRTSDIAITKNGKRIISIFRDTSILVHDKEVKVDRLIEEDEVIISFSLSDDNKFLLVNLINQDIHLWSLEGDFKVVSKYKGHKRTRFLIRSCFDGVEQGFIASGSEDSQVYIWHRGTGELLLALPGHSGTVNCVSWNLCNPRMMASASDDRTIRVWGLGRR
- the LOC110782123 gene encoding WD repeat-containing protein 26 homolog isoform X1; the encoded protein is MARTLPSQREMVRSKGVIKKDEFVKVITRTLYSLGYNKTGALLEQESGIALHSSRVTSFMQLVLEGKWDESILSLRVINVPIETEKSAKFIILEQKFLELVQNGNTVDAMLMLRNEISPLLINTSRVHQLAACLISHSQQSKTICVSSRPDSLEKLQRLFPAATIVPEKRLEQLVEQALDMQRESCLFHNTLDSELSLYTDHQCARSQIPSETVQILQAHNDEVWYLQFSHNGKYLASASNDQSAIIWEVRDNSQLCIKRKLIGHQKTVCFVSWSPDDSQLLTCGLEEVVRRWDVQSGKCLNIYGKHDLGLVSCGWFPDGKRLFSGVTDKSICTWDLDGREVVCWKGQRTLRTSDIAITKNGKRIISIFRDTSILVHDKEVKVDRLIEEDEVIISFSLSDDNKFLLVNLINQDIHLWSLEGDFKVVSKYKGHKRTRFLIRSCFDGVEQGFIASGSEDSQVYIWHRGTGELLLALPGHSGTVNCVSWNLCNPRMMASASDDRTIRVWGLGRR
- the LOC110782123 gene encoding WD repeat-containing protein 26 homolog isoform X2 is translated as MARTLPSQREMLVLEGKWDESILSLRVINVPIETEKSAKFIILEQKFLELVQNGNTVDAMLMLRNEISPLLINTSRVHQLAACLISHSQQSKTICVSSRPDSLEKLQRLFPAATIVPEKRLEQLVEQALDMQRESCLFHNTLDSELSLYTDHQCARSQIPSETVQILQAHNDEVWYLQFSHNGKYLASASNDQSAIIWEVRDNSQLCIKRKLIGHQKTVCFVSWSPDDSQLLTCGLEEVVRRWDVQSGKCLNIYGKHDLGLVSCGWFPDGKRLFSGVTDKSICTWDLDGREVVCWKGQRTLRTSDIAITKNGKRIISIFRDTSILVHDKEVKVDRLIEEDEVIISFSLSDDNKFLLVNLINQDIHLWSLEGDFKVVSKYKGHKRTRFLIRSCFDGVEQGFIASGSEDSQVYIWHRGTGELLLALPGHSGTVNCVSWNLCNPRMMASASDDRTIRVWGLGRR
- the LOC110782122 gene encoding transcription elongation factor SPT4 homolog 2; translated protein: MGSVVAQIPTSFGHELRACLRCRLVKTYDQFRESGCENCPFFGLDKDHERVVECTTPNFTGIISVMDPSRSWAARWLRIGRFVPGCYTLAVSEALPEEFQAICEDERVQYVPPKQK